From the genome of Ectobacillus sp. JY-23, one region includes:
- a CDS encoding spore germination protein, protein MDWFDGHGGSRIQPPPEQPQKPAPKQEENKLTSSVQANIDTINKAFGSSADVVTRQMNIGVPIGLAYIEGLIDQTAISEFIIQAMQIAEKHIKRYGTHEPEKLLHYITTSVIATGEVHDLHIMMDVKMSMLDAHTILFIEGCEQGLAVPTCGWKDRGVNEPSSETVVRGPREAFSESLRTNTTLVRRKIHDENLYCEQRHIGKVTKTNIAVMYINGIADENIVKELYERLDRIDTDAILESGYIEEYIQDSFLSPFPTVFNTERPDVVAAGLLEGRVAIFVDGTPFVLLVPVLFVQFFQTPEDYYERSLVSSLLRLLRYASFFIALLAPSAYIAITTFHQEMLPTPLLISLAAQREGIPFPAFVEAVIMEITFEVLREAGLRTPRPLGQTISIVGALVIGQSAVEAGFVSAAIVIVVSITAISSFALPAYNVSIAIRILRFLLMMLAASFGLFGITMGLILMVVHLCSLRSFGVPYLAPITPTHKTSPQDTLIRLPHWLLRRRPAEFSKQNNIRNKTPMPRPKKGTT, encoded by the coding sequence ATGGATTGGTTTGATGGTCATGGCGGTTCACGAATACAACCACCTCCAGAACAGCCACAAAAACCGGCACCGAAACAAGAAGAAAACAAGCTCACCAGCAGCGTACAAGCAAATATAGATACCATTAATAAAGCCTTCGGAAGCAGTGCCGATGTCGTCACACGACAAATGAACATTGGTGTTCCCATCGGATTGGCTTATATAGAAGGTTTGATCGACCAAACCGCAATCAGTGAATTTATTATTCAAGCTATGCAAATAGCTGAAAAGCATATAAAGCGATACGGTACACACGAACCGGAAAAGCTCCTTCACTATATTACAACTTCTGTCATAGCTACCGGAGAGGTTCATGATTTACACATCATGATGGATGTAAAGATGTCAATGTTAGACGCACATACCATTTTATTTATCGAAGGCTGTGAGCAAGGGTTAGCGGTGCCAACATGCGGATGGAAGGATCGCGGTGTTAATGAACCATCTTCAGAGACAGTTGTTCGTGGACCGCGCGAAGCATTTTCAGAGTCATTACGTACAAATACTACGCTCGTACGCCGGAAAATTCATGATGAAAATCTGTACTGTGAGCAGCGCCATATCGGAAAGGTTACCAAAACAAACATTGCGGTAATGTACATTAATGGGATTGCCGATGAAAATATTGTAAAGGAATTATATGAGCGCTTGGATCGCATTGATACAGACGCCATTTTAGAAAGCGGTTATATCGAAGAATATATCCAGGACAGCTTTTTGTCTCCGTTTCCAACCGTATTTAACACCGAACGACCAGATGTAGTGGCGGCGGGACTGCTAGAAGGACGAGTTGCCATCTTTGTAGATGGAACACCCTTCGTTTTACTCGTTCCTGTTTTGTTCGTGCAATTTTTTCAAACACCGGAGGACTATTACGAACGCTCCCTTGTTTCTTCCTTATTGCGACTACTTCGTTATGCCAGCTTTTTTATCGCACTGTTGGCACCGTCCGCTTATATTGCGATTACGACCTTTCATCAGGAAATGCTGCCGACTCCTTTACTCATCAGTCTGGCAGCTCAGCGCGAGGGCATTCCGTTTCCAGCATTTGTGGAAGCTGTCATTATGGAGATTACCTTTGAAGTATTACGTGAAGCTGGATTACGCACACCGCGTCCGCTCGGACAAACCATTTCGATTGTCGGCGCACTCGTTATTGGGCAATCAGCCGTAGAAGCTGGCTTCGTATCCGCCGCAATTGTAATTGTCGTTTCCATTACGGCCATCTCATCTTTTGCACTGCCAGCTTACAACGTATCTATTGCAATTCGAATTTTACGCTTTTTGCTCATGATGCTGGCGGCTTCCTTTGGTTTATTCGGTATTACCATGGGACTCATTTTAATGGTGGTTCATCTATGCTCCTTGCGCTCGTTTGGCGTACCATATTTAGCGCCGATTACACCGACGCACAAAACATCACCGCAGGATACACTGATTCGGTTACCGCATTGGTTGCTTCGTAGGCGACCTGCTGAATTTTCAAAGCAAAATAACATACGTAATAAAACGCCGATGCCTCGGCCAAAGAAGGGAACAACATGA
- a CDS encoding Ger(x)C family spore germination protein, with protein MKRSVLIFSVMLLVLTGCWNRRELNELAIAVGMAIDKSSDGQYVISVQVVDPNEVTPRLGTGGRAPVTIYKQKSKTLHEALRLMTTISPRKIYLGHLRILVLSEQLAEDGVAKILELLHRDQELRSDFYIILARDTTGFAVLENVSPIEKIPAQKLYKSLEVSQRVWAPTYATQLDELISQMTSSGTSPVLTGIRFIGSEEKGGTKQNLDKVYPESTLQYHDLGVFRGDQLIGWLNKRESKGLNYIVGKVSTTVGEVYWPEGGLFVMEVMRASSKIKARVVNGKAYIDVYVKAQGNISEVQCNMDLTDPNVIKKAEKLVEKVNRQLTTESVKRARELHSDIFGFGEAVHRADPKAWKRMKHTWHDKGFLEASIRFHPDIKIWRTGNTGKSYLKEIKRD; from the coding sequence ATGAAGCGATCTGTTCTTATTTTTTCTGTCATGCTTCTCGTGTTAACGGGGTGCTGGAATCGACGTGAACTGAATGAACTCGCAATCGCTGTTGGGATGGCGATTGATAAAAGCTCGGATGGGCAATATGTAATCAGTGTGCAGGTTGTAGATCCAAACGAAGTAACACCGCGCCTTGGTACGGGCGGTCGAGCGCCTGTTACCATATACAAACAAAAGTCAAAAACACTGCATGAGGCTTTACGCCTTATGACAACTATATCACCGCGTAAAATTTATTTGGGACATTTGCGCATTTTAGTCTTGAGTGAACAGCTAGCTGAAGATGGGGTTGCTAAGATTTTAGAGCTATTGCACCGAGATCAAGAATTGCGTTCGGACTTTTATATTATTTTAGCACGTGATACAACAGGGTTTGCTGTGTTGGAAAATGTAAGTCCAATTGAAAAGATTCCAGCGCAAAAGCTCTACAAATCATTAGAAGTTTCTCAGCGGGTATGGGCCCCTACATATGCGACGCAGTTGGATGAATTGATATCCCAAATGACCTCCTCCGGTACATCACCTGTTCTGACAGGCATTCGTTTTATAGGAAGTGAGGAAAAAGGAGGCACCAAGCAAAATTTAGATAAGGTGTATCCTGAAAGCACGCTGCAATATCATGATTTGGGCGTGTTTCGCGGCGATCAGCTTATTGGTTGGCTGAATAAGCGGGAAAGTAAGGGACTCAATTATATTGTTGGAAAGGTCAGTACAACAGTAGGGGAGGTTTATTGGCCTGAAGGCGGTCTATTTGTAATGGAGGTTATGCGCGCCTCTTCTAAAATAAAAGCGCGCGTAGTGAACGGCAAAGCCTACATTGATGTTTATGTAAAAGCACAAGGGAACATTAGTGAGGTGCAGTGCAATATGGATTTAACAGATCCTAATGTAATTAAGAAAGCAGAAAAATTAGTTGAAAAAGTAAATCGGCAATTGACTACCGAATCTGTGAAGCGCGCTCGTGAACTCCATAGTGATATTTTTGGTTTTGGAGAAGCCGTGCACCGAGCTGATCCAAAAGCTTGGAAAAGGATGAAGCATACCTGGCATGATAAAGGATTCTTAGAAGCATCTATCCGCTTTCATCCAGATATCAAAATTTGGAGAACGGGTAATACAGGGAAATCTTATTTAAAAGAAATTAAGAGGGATTAA
- a CDS encoding nuclease-related domain-containing protein — MIQKERRIPLKIKKLEALLRRLPSSHPERSKVETELSKGLTGFHGEQSLNYHLSFLPHYHILHDLRLPTMQGYFQIDTLLVSETFLMIIEIKNIAGTLFFDQAQRQLIRTYRDKEEAFPDPLLQSTRQQLHLQEWLVRHGFPLVPVCYRVVISNPATLIKADGRLRNVVHAAALPAEVEGNVDIEYTNFL; from the coding sequence ATGATTCAGAAAGAGCGGCGTATACCGCTGAAGATTAAAAAGTTAGAGGCACTGCTGCGTAGGCTACCGAGCAGTCACCCAGAACGGAGCAAAGTCGAAACAGAGTTGTCTAAAGGTTTAACAGGCTTTCATGGTGAACAATCCCTCAATTATCATCTTTCCTTTTTACCTCATTATCATATCCTTCATGACCTGCGACTTCCTACTATGCAGGGTTATTTCCAAATTGATACGCTACTGGTTTCTGAAACCTTTCTTATGATTATTGAAATTAAAAATATTGCCGGTACATTGTTTTTTGATCAAGCGCAGCGACAGTTAATTCGTACATATCGCGATAAAGAAGAGGCGTTTCCAGACCCGCTGCTGCAGTCGACGCGTCAGCAATTGCATTTACAAGAATGGCTGGTTCGTCATGGATTTCCGCTTGTTCCGGTCTGTTATCGCGTTGTCATTAGTAATCCAGCTACGCTTATTAAAGCGGACGGACGTTTGCGTAATGTTGTTCACGCGGCAGCGCTTCCAGCAGAGGTAGAGGGGAACGTAGACATAGAGTATACAAACTTCCTCTAA
- a CDS encoding GerAB/ArcD/ProY family transporter — MQNMNISGKQLFALMFLFEIGSSIVISLGTEAKQDAWLAVLVGMLVGLPLFAVYAYLYNVHNMALTSYLRKLLGTWLGGAISIVYILYFFYISARVLRDFGELLTTSSLDSTPLIVIMIVMMVTVLFSVCNGFEVFARAGGLLFIASLLIGGMTLVAMFFSNIIHVERLFPMLENGIRPVIQAAFPLIYTFPFGEMVVFTMLMQHTNNRKSAIRAGFAAIIVSGIVLSATIILNICILGVTYAEIVQFPLLLSVSRVRIGEIIQRLDAVALSALIVGGFVKISIFFYAGALGLKDVFKLKTKYCHIITIIIAAILIIYAPRMASNFSEHIQVGLEVVPYYLHLPLQTGVPLLLLLITLIKRRR, encoded by the coding sequence ATGCAAAACATGAACATTAGTGGTAAGCAGCTGTTTGCCCTCATGTTTTTATTTGAAATTGGTAGTTCCATTGTTATCAGTTTAGGTACAGAAGCGAAGCAGGATGCATGGCTTGCTGTATTAGTCGGGATGCTTGTAGGTCTTCCATTATTCGCTGTTTATGCCTATTTATACAATGTACATAACATGGCACTCACCAGTTATTTGCGAAAGCTACTTGGCACCTGGCTCGGCGGCGCCATTTCTATCGTATATATTCTATACTTTTTCTATATCTCAGCTCGTGTATTGCGAGACTTTGGTGAGCTCCTTACCACATCTTCTTTGGACAGTACACCTCTCATTGTCATAATGATTGTTATGATGGTGACAGTCCTTTTTTCTGTATGCAATGGATTTGAAGTGTTTGCACGAGCAGGCGGCCTACTCTTCATTGCCTCTCTATTAATAGGTGGGATGACTTTAGTAGCGATGTTTTTTTCTAACATCATTCATGTGGAACGACTGTTTCCTATGCTTGAAAATGGAATCAGGCCTGTCATTCAGGCGGCTTTTCCCCTAATTTATACATTTCCGTTTGGCGAAATGGTTGTATTTACCATGCTAATGCAGCACACTAACAATCGTAAAAGTGCCATTCGCGCAGGGTTTGCAGCCATTATTGTCAGCGGCATTGTACTGAGTGCAACGATTATTCTCAACATCTGTATCCTTGGTGTCACCTATGCTGAAATCGTTCAGTTCCCGCTCCTTCTCAGCGTAAGCCGCGTCCGGATCGGCGAAATCATTCAGCGCTTGGACGCAGTAGCCCTGTCTGCCCTTATTGTTGGCGGCTTCGTAAAAATCAGTATCTTCTTTTATGCCGGCGCACTCGGTCTAAAAGATGTATTCAAATTAAAAACCAAATACTGTCACATCATTACCATCATCATAGCTGCCATACTCATCATCTACGCACCTCGTATGGCCAGCAACTTTAGTGAACACATCCAAGTTGGATTAGAAGTGGTTCCCTATTATCTGCACCTTCCCCTTCAAACAGGCGTACCACTACTTTTATTGCTAATAACACTCATCAAACGACGCCGCTAG
- a CDS encoding peptidoglycan DD-metalloendopeptidase family protein, with product MRDGEKKSRKVVKFGQKRWVFPTVYIACAAVILTATLWYQSADKKETKKPTAPYSQNNEGAVPVTKATEVVKMPVAKVENAVVKKKFYDPTATPEEQEAALVFYNNTYSANTGIDIASKDGKTFDVTAAISGTVVKSEKDSLLGYVVTVDSGNGITASYQSLEGVALKAGDKVAQGDVIGKAGLSTISKEAGYHVHFELRKDGVAVNPQTFFDKTVADIKTAPVTAPVKNEDKEPAKDEKQNADKEEPAKDEKQNTDTEKEPAKDEKQNTEKEPAKEGTEKPNQEENN from the coding sequence ATGAGAGATGGAGAAAAAAAATCTCGTAAAGTAGTGAAGTTTGGTCAAAAACGTTGGGTATTTCCAACTGTGTACATCGCGTGTGCAGCTGTAATCTTAACAGCGACGCTTTGGTACCAATCGGCAGACAAAAAAGAAACAAAGAAACCAACTGCGCCATATAGCCAAAATAATGAAGGTGCGGTTCCAGTAACGAAAGCAACAGAAGTTGTGAAAATGCCGGTTGCAAAAGTAGAAAACGCGGTTGTAAAGAAGAAATTCTACGATCCTACTGCAACACCAGAAGAGCAAGAAGCAGCACTTGTATTCTATAACAACACGTATTCCGCAAACACGGGTATTGATATTGCATCTAAAGATGGCAAGACATTTGACGTGACAGCAGCTATCAGCGGAACAGTAGTAAAGTCTGAAAAAGACTCCCTACTTGGTTACGTTGTAACAGTCGACAGCGGCAATGGCATCACAGCGTCTTACCAAAGTCTTGAAGGCGTAGCGTTGAAAGCTGGTGACAAGGTAGCACAAGGCGATGTGATTGGTAAAGCAGGCCTTAGCACAATCAGCAAAGAAGCTGGTTACCATGTACACTTTGAGCTTCGCAAAGATGGCGTAGCGGTAAATCCGCAAACGTTCTTCGATAAAACGGTAGCTGATATTAAAACAGCACCTGTAACAGCACCGGTGAAAAACGAAGACAAAGAGCCAGCGAAGGACGAAAAGCAAAACGCTGATAAAGAAGAGCCTGCAAAGGACGAGAAGCAAAATACAGATACGGAAAAAGAGCCAGCGAAGGATGAAAAGCAGAATACTGAGAAGGAACCTGCTAAGGAAGGCACTGAAAAACCGAATCAAGAAGAAAATAACTAA
- a CDS encoding endospore germination permease, producing MRKEHISGAQFFILIFMFIVSSSTLNVPNLVTPYAQQDSWISAAIAIPISLLLVPLYTEIHKRYPDKTFTQCLQIVFGKWIGGCIALLFTFYFLTLAAGLSRQVSDLIATLLLPDTPLVAIIIVFFTVVTLAVRSGIENLARTARVFVPWIMCFFILLVLMLVPLIDWHNIMPVWENGLAPITRGTFTVLGVPYADLIIFLMIAPHVHAVKEVRKFYFIGILVGGFVIVLIVLLSLLILGVGLTANSIYPVYTLAQKVNIGNFIQRLEVIIGVIWLITFFVKSSVCLYGCVTSMAHTFAVHNPKILLGPIMLISVPYSILMVPNAPYFFNYVSEYWTPLVLIYGVLIPVMLLIIDSIKQRRKERQYAKHEH from the coding sequence GTGCGCAAAGAGCACATTTCAGGGGCGCAGTTTTTTATATTGATCTTTATGTTCATTGTCAGCAGCTCGACGTTAAACGTCCCTAACCTCGTTACGCCCTATGCGCAGCAGGACAGTTGGATCTCAGCTGCTATTGCAATACCCATTTCTCTACTTCTCGTACCTTTGTATACTGAGATTCATAAAAGATATCCTGACAAGACCTTTACGCAATGTCTGCAGATCGTATTCGGGAAATGGATTGGCGGCTGCATCGCACTTTTATTTACTTTTTATTTTTTAACGTTAGCAGCCGGCTTGTCTCGTCAAGTGTCAGACTTAATTGCTACTCTTTTATTGCCCGACACACCACTTGTTGCGATTATCATTGTTTTTTTCACAGTTGTCACTCTTGCCGTTCGAAGCGGAATTGAAAATCTTGCACGCACAGCTCGTGTATTCGTCCCCTGGATTATGTGCTTTTTTATCTTGCTTGTATTGATGCTTGTACCGCTCATCGACTGGCACAATATTATGCCCGTATGGGAAAACGGATTGGCGCCGATTACTCGCGGCACTTTTACCGTTCTTGGTGTTCCCTATGCTGATCTCATTATTTTTTTAATGATTGCACCGCACGTACATGCTGTCAAAGAGGTCCGTAAGTTTTATTTTATCGGGATTTTGGTAGGTGGCTTTGTCATTGTCTTAATTGTATTACTTTCTTTATTGATTTTAGGGGTGGGCTTAACTGCAAACTCTATTTATCCTGTATATACACTTGCGCAAAAAGTGAATATTGGTAATTTCATTCAACGCTTAGAGGTTATTATCGGTGTCATTTGGTTAATTACCTTTTTTGTAAAATCCTCTGTTTGTTTATACGGCTGTGTGACGAGCATGGCTCACACCTTCGCAGTACATAATCCTAAGATTTTGCTGGGCCCAATCATGCTGATTTCTGTACCTTACAGTATTTTAATGGTTCCAAACGCTCCTTACTTTTTTAATTACGTCTCAGAGTACTGGACACCACTTGTTCTTATATACGGTGTTTTGATTCCTGTGATGCTGTTGATTATAGATAGTATTAAGCAGCGTAGAAAGGAGCGACAATATGCAAAACATGAACATTAG
- a CDS encoding HAD-IA family hydrolase produces MMIGDRALNILWDFDGTLIDSYCVYVSNFKKVLGEHVPRHEIMAKLKVSIPYALSYYGVSDEEIESPSSYRPFAGAAQVLGQANQNVIVTHYPKEEVIRILTHYSLLDYFVEIIGPEDGFPKKPDDQAYRYLHEKYHIDLVIGDREVDLIPAKRLGIKTCMFQNLLEPGADFYVESYEQLSRILYLKEIRELSG; encoded by the coding sequence ATGATGATAGGGGATAGGGCTCTGAATATATTATGGGATTTTGACGGTACGTTAATTGACAGCTATTGTGTATATGTGTCTAATTTTAAGAAGGTGCTTGGTGAGCATGTGCCTCGTCACGAAATTATGGCAAAGCTGAAGGTGTCGATTCCCTATGCGCTTTCGTATTATGGCGTGTCGGATGAGGAAATTGAGTCGCCATCTTCGTATCGTCCGTTCGCTGGAGCGGCACAGGTGCTTGGGCAAGCGAATCAAAATGTAATCGTGACGCATTATCCGAAGGAAGAGGTTATTCGTATTTTAACGCATTATAGTTTACTGGACTATTTTGTGGAGATTATCGGCCCGGAGGACGGGTTCCCCAAAAAGCCGGATGACCAAGCCTATCGCTATTTACATGAAAAGTATCATATTGATCTTGTTATTGGAGATCGTGAGGTTGATTTGATTCCGGCCAAGCGCCTCGGGATCAAAACTTGCATGTTTCAAAATTTGCTGGAACCCGGCGCTGATTTTTATGTAGAGTCGTATGAACAACTTTCTCGTATTTTATATTTAAAAGAGATTCGGGAGCTGTCCGGATGA